DNA sequence from the Ramlibacter agri genome:
CCGGCATCGGGCTGGTGCCGAACACCGCGGCCAGCGCGCGGATGGTGAAGGTCTGGCCGGGGACGAAGTGGCCGTCCATCAAGGCCTGGCGCATGCGCTCGTAGGCGGCGTCGTGCAGGTTGCTGCTGCGATCGAGTTCGAGGGCGCTGGACTGCCCGAGGGCTGCATGGATGCCGACGACGCGCTTCTGGCGCGGGCTGCGCTTGGGGAGGGGAGTCACGCTCATAGTGTGATAACAGTTTATGCACGCAGGCCCAAGCCGCGCAAGATAGATTCGGGTTTTCCATGAGAAGGGTGCCGCAGTTGCACCTGTTGTGCGCTAGGAAATTCGCCAGGGGCGGGCGGCGTTGGGTATCGATATAACAGCGGCATCCAAATCACCCGCCAGGGTTGGGGAGATGCCGTGATCAAGGGTATGAGGGGCAGGATTTGCCGCCATTTCGCCGTACTGGTATATCTGTCGGTCGCCGCCTGCGGCGCGGCCCGGGCCGAGATCCTGCTGGGGACGTCGTCGGACTATTCCAGCGCCAATGCGGCGCTCACGCGCGACTACATGCGCGGCATGCAGGCTTACCTGGACGAGGTGAATCGCAAGGGCGGCATCCGCGGCGAGACGATCCGCATCGTCAGTGCGGACGACGGCTCCGACCCGCAGAAGACGGCAGAGAACACGCGCAAGCTGGTCGACAAAGACGAGGTACTGGCGCTGGTGGCCTACCGCGGCACCGCGGGCATGCTGAAGATCGTCCCCATCATCCAGGCCGCCGGCGTGCCGGAGATCGGCAGCACCAGCATGGCCAAGGCGCTGCGCGAGCCCGCGATGCGCGGCGTGTTCCACATGCGCCCCAGCACGGCCGACGAGATCGAGGCGGCGGTGAACCATGCCTGGACCATCGGCATGACGCGCATCGCCGCCTACTACCAGGACGATGCTTTCGGCAACGAGGCGATCGAGGCCTTCCGCGCTTCATTGGCCAAGCGCGGCGCGCAGCCGGTGGCGGTGGCGGCGCTGAAGCGGGGCAGCACCGACGTGGCTTCGGGCGTCGACGCGCTGGCCAAGGTGCAGCCGCAGGCCGTGCTGATGCTGGGGCAGACCAAGCCGAACGCGGCGCTGATCAAGGGCCTGCGGGCGAAGGACGTGCATCCCATGTTCTTCGCGCTGAGCGTTTCGTCCGGGCTGCACGCGGAGTTGAACGAGGCCGCGGCGGGCATCATGGTGACGCAGGTGGCGCCGTATCCCTTCATCGCCCGCGAACCGGTCGTGACCGAGTACCAGTCGCTGCTGGCGGACAAGCATTACAGCTACGGCAGCCTGGAGGGTTTCCTGAACGCCAAGCTGGTGGTGCGCGCGCTGCAGAAGACGCCGTCCCCGATCACCCGCGCCAAGCTGATGGCCACGCTGGAGTCCATGGGCGACGAGGACCTGGGCGGCTTCCACATCTCCTACGGGAAGCAGAGCAACCTGGGCTCGCGCTACGTGAACCTCACGATGATCCGGCAGGACGGGACTTTCGCGCGCTGACGGATTCGCGTGGCAGCACGTCGAGCAAGGCCTGCCGGAACTCGTGGAAGGCGCGCAGCCGCCGCAGCGAGGGCCGGTACATCATCCCCGCCGTGTAGCGGCCCACAGGGTCCGCCAGCTTCAGCGGCGCGAGGCCCTGCGCGGCCGCCGCGCTGGCGAGGGTGGACGGCAGCAGCATCACGTGCAGGCCGTGCTGCAACAGGCGAAAGCCGAACTGCACCGAGGTCGTCTCGACCGCCGCCGCGGGTGTCGCGAGTCCCGCGCGGTCGAAGAAGTCGTTCACCAGCTGCCGCCCCGATACCGCTTCGCTGAACCAGATCCAGGGCACGGTCGCCAGGCCGGCCGCGGCCACCTTGCGCTTGCGCTGCAAGGGGTGCGCAGTGGCGGCGAAGACCAGGTGCTCCACTTCGATCAGCGGTTCGTATTCGATTTCGGGCGAGCGCTGCCGCTCCGGTGGGAAGCCACCCAGCACCAGGTCGAGTCGCCCCGAGTCCAGCATCGGCAAGGTGGCCTCGTTCATGCGCGTGAGCATGCTGACCTTCACGGCCGGCAGCCGCGCGCTGAGCGCGGCCACCGCATCGGCCGCCAGCTCGAAGGACCAGGCCGGGCCGGCCGCGATGCGCAGTTCGCCGGCGCTGCCGGTGAGCAGGTCGCTCAGCTCGCTGGCGGCGTAGTTGAAGTTCATCTCCACCAGCTCCGCGTGGTGCAGCAGCGCGGCGCCGAAAGGCGTGAGCGCCATGCCCTGCACGCTGCGCTCGAACAGCGTTACGTCCAGCGCCTGCTCCAGCTCCTGGATGCGCCGCGTCAGCGCCGACTGGCTGATGGCCGATTGCTCGGCCGCCTGCCGGATGCCGCCGGCGCGGGCCACGGCCAGGAAGTCGGCCAGCAGGTGCGCCCGCCGGGTCATGCGCTGCAGGATCTGCCGGGTGCTGGGTCGGTCCATGGGGCGTATTGTTGCGCGCAGCGCATCACCTGATCGGAAGTTCGCACTTTTCGGCAACGCCCCGCCTGCCTACAGTGACCGGGCAGAAATCCCCCTGGAGACAAACCTTGAAGCTTCTCGCCTCCGCGCTGCTGGCCTGCGCCACGCTCGCGCCTTCCCTGGCCGGCGCCCAGGCCTTTCCCTCCAAGCCCGTCACGCTGGTGGTCCCGTTCGCTCCCGGCGGCGGCGCCGATGTCGTCGCGCGCGTGCTTGCGCAGGCCATGCAACTGGGCCAGCCCATCCTCGTCGACAACAAGCCGGGCGCCGGCGGCACCATTGCGGCGAGCCTGGTCGCGAAGGCGCCGGCGGACGGCCACACGCTGCTGTTCGCGACGGCGGGCCACGCCGGCACGAAGGCGCTTTACCCGCACCTCACTTTCGACCCGGTGGCGGACTTTGCGCCGGTCATCGGCATTGCCGCGGCGCCGGTGGTGATCGCGGTGAACGCCAGCTCGCCCTACAAGACGCTGCAGGACTTCGTGCAGGCAGCGCGCGCCAAGCCCGGCAAGCTCAATTGCGCCGGCGGCGGCGGCGGCGCGACCGTCACCAACCTGGCCTTCGAACTGCTGAAGTCGGAGTTGAAGCTGGACATCACCGCCGTGCCCTACAAGGGCTCGGCACCCGCCATCACCGCGCTGCTCGGTGGCGAGATCGACTGCGACAGCGACGCGCTGGCCGCGCTGCTGCCGCAGATCCAGGGTGGCAAGCTGCGCGCACTGGCCGTGACCACCAAGCGCCGCTCCAGCCAGCTGCCCGACGTGCCCACGGTCGCCGAGACCGTGCTGCCCGGCATGGATGCGTCGGCCTGGTACGGCATCCTGGCGCCCAAGGGCACGCCGCAGCCCGTGGTCGACCGCCTGCAGAAGGAATTCGCTGCCGCTGCGCAGCAACCGCAGGTGGCCGAACGCGTGAAGGCGGTCGGCGCCGAGCCCCTCCACATGAATGCGCACGAGTTCGGCGCCTTCGTGGCCGCCGAGGCGCGCCGCTGGGGCGGGCTGATCCAGAAGCTGGGACTGAAGGCGGAGTGATGGCTGGCGACGCACAGTTCCAGGGCCGCATCGGCCGCACCTGGAAGGACTCCACGCCCTGGTGGCCGCCGGCACCGGCGGCGCCCGCGGGCGCGCCCAACGTGGTGTTCATCGTACTGGACGACGTCGGCTATTCCGACATCGGCTGCTACGGCTCCGAGATCCGGACGCCGCGGATGGATGCGCTGGCGGCCAACGGCGTGCGCTACAGCAACTTCCACGTGACCGCGATGTGCTCGCCGACGCGCGCCTGCTTGCTGACGGGGCGCAACGCGCACAGCGTCGGCGTCGGCGCGATCGCGGAATGGGCCAACGGTTTCCCGGGCTACGAGGGCCGTATCTCGCGCCACGCCGCCACCGCCGCGGAGATCTTCGGCGAGCACGCTTATGGCACCTACGCCATCGGCAAGTGGCACCTGTCCAACCTGGCCAACTACGTCAATGCGGGCCCGCACCCGGACTGGCCGCTGGGCCGCGGCTTCAGCCGCTGGTACGGCTTCCTCGGCGGCTACGTCGACCACTGGAACCCGGACCTGCACGAGGACAACCATCCCATCCGGCACCAGCCGCGCCCGGGCTACCACCTGAGCGAGGACCTGGTGGACCACGCCATCGCGCAGGTGCGCGACCACGTGAGCTCGGCGCGCGGCCGGCCTTTCATGACCTACCTGGCCTTCGGCGCCGGCCACTGGCCGCTGCACGTGCCGCGCGCGTACATCGAGCGCGTGCAGGGCCGCTACGACCAGGGCTGGGACGCGATCCGCGAAGCGCGGCTGGCGAAGCAGAAGGCCATGGGCCTGGTGCCGCAGGCCGCGCAGCTGGCGCCGCGCAACCCCGGCGTGCAGGCCTGGGAGGAACTCACGGCCCCCGAGCGCCAGGTGGCCGCGCGCCTGCAGGAGGCGTATGCGGCTTTCATGGAGCATACCGACGACCAGATCGGGCGGCTGGCGGACTACCTGTCGTCCATCGGCGAGTACGAGAACACCATCTTCGTGCTGCTGTCGGACAACGGCGCCAGCGGCGAGGGTGGCCCGACAGGCGCGCTGAACATCCGCAAGCACCTGCAGACCGAGACCGAGACCACCGGGTACGTGCTGCAGAACCTGGACCTGATCGGCGGCGAGCATTCCTTCCCGCACTATCCGCAGGGCTGGGCGCAGGTGTCGAACACGCCGCTCAAGTGGTACAAGAAGAACACCCATGGCGGCGGCATCCGCGCGCCGCTGATCATCAGCTGGCCCAAGGGCATCGCCCAGCGCGGCGAAGTGCGCACGCAGTACCACCACGTCATCGACGTGCTGCCCACGGTGATGGAGCTGGCGGGCGTGAGCGCGCCCTCCGAGTACCGCGGCGTGCGGCAGTTGCCGATTCACGGCACCAGCATGGCCTACACCTTCGCCGACGCGGCGGCGCCTTCGCGCCGGCCGGTGCAGCACTTCGAAATGGTGGGGGACCGCGCCCTGTACCGCGAGGGCTGGAAGATCGTGGCGCGCCACCAGAAGGGCGTGGACTTCGATGCCGACCGGTGGGAGCTGTACGAGATGGGCCAGGACTACTCCGAGGTGAACGACCTGGCCGCGGCCCAGCCCGAGCGCGTGCAGTCCATGGTGAAGCTCTGGTGGGAAGAGGCCGAGCGCTTCGGCGTGCTGCCGCTGGACGACCGCGAGTCCGAGCGCGCGCTCGACTGGTTCCGCAGTTCCGCGCCATCGCGCTACCGCTACCTGCCGGGGATGGCGCGGGCCGACCGGCTGATGATTCCGGCGATCAACGGGCGCAACTACCGCGTCCTGGCCGACGTGGACTTCGGCGCGGGCGCGGCGCAGGGTGCGATCCTCGCCTTCGGCAACCGCTTTGCCGGCATCGCGCTGTATTGCAGCGGCGGCGAACTGGTGTTCGACTACATCTACAGCGAGGCGAAGACGCTCAGCCTGCGCCTGCCGCAGCCGGCCGGACGGCAGCAAGTGCGGGTGCTGTTCGAGCAGGCCGGCGAGCGCAAGGGCCGCTTCACGCTGGAAGCCGCGGGCTCGGCGCCGCAGGCCATGGACGTGCCGCGCACCTGGACGACCTATGGCGTCACCGCGGGGCTGACCTGCGGCTACGTCAACGTGCCGATCGTGCCGGCCTGTCCGGTGCCGGCGGCTTTCAGCGGCAGCATCGGTTGCGTGGACCTCGAACTGCTCGACGGGGCTCCCCGCGCGGACGGCGGCTTCGCGGCGATGTTGCAGGAGGAGTGATTCCCCGGGGGCCGGGAACCCTGGACCAAAGTCCAATGGGCGCACGAGCTGTCCCCTTGCATCGTCCAGCTCCACCGTCCATGAAAGGCCTCGCATGCCCCGGGCTTCCCTTCTCATCGTGCTCTGGTTCTGCGCGATGATCTGCGGCTGCTCCAGCCTGCCCGCCGTGCCCGAGAGGGCGCCGGAGCACGCGCTGGCGCAGAGTGGCGATACGCGCCTGGGCCGCGCGCTCGCCGGCGACGTGGCGGCGCACCCGGGCCGCACAGCCGTCCACCCGCTGCCCGGTGGCCTGGACGCTTTCGCGGCCAGGATGCTGCTGGCGCGGACCGCGGAGCGCAGCATCGACGCGCAGTACTACATCTGGCACGACGACATCACCGGCAGCCTGATGACGCAGGCGCTGTGGGAGGCCGCCGAACGCGGCGTGCGGGTGCGGCTGCTGCTGGACGACGCCAATACCGGCGGCCTGGACCCACTGCTCGCGATGCTGGATGGACACCCGAACATCGAGGTGCGCCTGTTCAACCCTTTCGCCAACCGCAGCTGGCGGCTGGGCGACTTCGCGGTGGACTTCTCGCGCGTCAACCGCCGCATGCACAACAAGTCCTTTACCGTGGACAACCAGGTGAGCGTGGTCGGCGGGCGCAACATCGGCGACGAATACTTCGGCGCGGCGGAGTCGCTGGACTTCGCCGACCTCGACGTCGCCGTCGCGGGGGCCGTGGTGCGCGACGTGTCCTCCGAGTTCGACAACTACTGGAACAGCGCCTCGGCCTATCCCGTTGCCGGCATGCTGGCGCCCGTGTCCGACGTGGTGGCGCAGCAGCTGCGCGACGGCTGGGAAGAGGCCGCGCGCAAGCCCGAGGCCCAGCGCTACATGCAGGCGGTGCGCGACACCACGCTGGTGGCCGACGTGCTGTCCGGCCAGCTGCGCATGGAGTGGGTGCCCGCGCGGCTGGTGTCCGACGATCCCGCCAAGGTGCTGAACCCGCCCGAGCGCCACGACCTGCACATGCTGCCGCGGCTGGAGGAGGCCCTGGGCCGGCCGCTGCGCGAGCTGGACCTGGTCTCGCCGTATTTCGTGCCGGCGCAGGAAGGCACGTCCGCGCTGCTGGCCATCGCGCAGCGCGGCGTGAAGGTGCGCGTGCTGACCAATTCGCTCGCCGCCACCGACGTGCTGCCTGTGTACGCAGGCTATGCGCGCTACCGCGAGCCGCTGCTGGGTGGCGGCGTACAGCTGTTCGAGCTGAAGCCCACCGCGGAAGTGCAGCGGCCCAAGACCCACGTGATCGGCAAGAGCGGTTCGCAGTCGGGCCTGCACGCCAAGACCTTTGCCGTCGACCGCGAGCGCATCTTCGTCGGCTCCTTCAACCTCGACCCGCGGTCGGCGCGCCTGAACACGGAGATGGGCGTCGTGCTCACCAGCACGAACCTGGCGGGACGGCTGTCCAGCCTGTTCGACGACAAGATCCGCGAAAGCGCCTACGAGGTGCGGCCGTCCCCGGAGGGCGCAGGGCTGGTCTGGGTGGACCGCACGAGCGCCGGCGAAGCGGTGCATGCGTCCGAGCCGGGCAGCACCGCCTGGAAGCGCTTCGAAGCGGGCTTCCTGTCGCTGCTGCCGGTCGAGTGGATGTTGTAGCGCACTTCCTAGGACCAACGTCCAACTTCCCGGGCGCGGCGGCGCGGCCGATCATCCACCGCCGCCGTTGCAAGGGCGGCAGGAAGCCTCCATGGCCCGCCGCAAGCAACTCGAAGCCCTGTTCCTCCCGCTGCTCCTGCTGGCCGCTGTGCCGGCCGCGCGCGCCGACGAAGGCGGCGTCAGTTTCTGGTTGCCGGGCCAGTTCGGCAGCCTCGCCGCCGTGCCCGGCGCGCCGGGCTGGAGCCTGCCGATGGTGTACATCCACGAGAGCGTCAGCGGCGGCGGCGGCAAGGAATTCCCGCGCGGCGGCCGCATCGTGGCGGGCCTCGATTCGCGCGTGGACCTCGTGCTGCTCGTGCCCAGCTACACCTTTCCGCAGCCGGTGGCGGGCGGGCAGGCTGCACTGGCCATGGGCATAGGCGGCGGGCACATGCGCACGTCCATCGACGCGACGCTGACCGGGCCGCTCGGCAACTCGACGTCCGGCAGCCAGACCGACACGCTGGATGGCGCGGCCGACCTCTATCCGCAGGGCTCGCTCAAGTGGAACAACGGCGTGCACAACACGATGGCCTACGTGATGGGCGGCGTGCCGGTGGGTTCGTATGCCAAGGGGCGGCTGTCCAACATCGGCACCAACCACTGGTCGCTCGATGGTGGCGGCGGCTACACCTACCTGGATCCCAAGGCCGGCAGGGAATTCTCGGCCGTCGCCGGCCTCACCTACAACTTCGAGAACCCCGACACCAACTACCGGAACGGCATCGACGGCCACGTCGACTGGGCGGCGTCGCAGTTCTTCACGAAGACCGTGCACGCCGGCCTGGTGGGTTACTTCTACCAGCAGCTCAGCGGCGACTCCGGCAGCGGCGCGACGCTGGGCGACTTCAAGTCGCGGGTGGCGGCCATCGGCCCGCAGGTGGGCTGGTTCTTCGACGGCGGCGGCAAGAAGTACTACGCCAACGCCAAGGCCTTCTGGGAATTCGGCGAGAAGAACCGCGCGGCTGGCTGGAACCTCTGGCTGTCGCTGGTGGTTCCGCTCTCGTCGAAGTAGCAGGCCGCCATGTCGATCACCGCATTGATCGGACTGGCCCTGCAGCTGAGCATGGCGCTGATCATCTGCAGCGTCGCCCTGGAGGCGAGCTTCGCCGACCTCATGTACCTGTGGCGCCGGCCCGGCCTGCTGGTGCGCTCGCTGGTCGCGATGCTGGTCGTGATGCCCCTGTTCGCGACGGCGATGCTGCTGAAGTTCGACCTGAACCACGCGGTCGTCACCGCGCTGCTGGCTTCGGCCATCTCGCCGGTGCCGCCCATCTTGCCCAACAAGCAGATCAAGGCCGGCGGCGAGGCGGCCTACGTCATCGGCCTGCTGACGACGACGGCGCTGGTGGCCATCGTCTACGTGCCGCTCAGCGCCGCGCTGCTGCAGCGCATGTTCCAGCGGCCGATCGACGTGGAAGTCGCCAGCATCGTCAAGATCGTCGCCACGTCCATGCTGCTGCCCGCGCTGGCCGGCATGGCGGTGCACGAGTGGGCGCCGAAGCTGGCGCGGCGCATCGAGAAGCCGCTGTCCCACTTCGCCACCGTGGTGCTGGTGCTCGCATGCATCCCGATCCTGATCAAGGAATGGCCGGCGATGGGACGGCTGGTCGGTGACTTCAGCGTCGTCGCGATGGTTTCCTTCGCGGTCGTCGGGCTGGCGGTAGGCCACCTGCTTGGCGGTCCCAGCGAGGGCGGCCGCACGGTGCTGGCGCTCGCCACGGCATCGCGGCATCCGGCGGTGGCCATCGCCATCACGCACAACGCCATCGACAAGCCCGGCGTGATGGCGGCGGTGCTGTTGTCGCTGCTGGTGGGAACCATCGTTGCGATTCCGTACGTGCGCTGGCGCCAGCACAGTTTCGAGGCTGCGGCGGTGGCCGGCAGCGGGCAGCACTGAAGCGCCACGACCCGGTGAGACCAAGGTCCCATGGTTGCGCGAGCGGTCCCCCACCATCATCGCCACGCGCCGCTGCACCGCACACCCATCCCACGAAATCGTCCATGAGCAGTTCACGCAGCCACACCATGCTTGCCCTTGCGGCGCCGGCCCTGCTGGTGGGCGTCGGCTCCGCCCTCATCCTGCTGGTGGTCGTCATCGTCGCCAACCTGCTGCAGCGCGTGCTGTGGAACGTGCTGCCGCCGATGTTCGGCGCGACGCCGGCGACGTGGTGGTGGATCCTCGGCATGCTCACCGTGTGCGGTCTCGTGGTCGGCCTCGTCGCGAAGTTCGTGCCGGGCCACGCCGGGCCCGACCCGGCGACGGTCTCCCTGTTCGGCCCGCCCATGCCTCTGGTCGTACTGCCTGGCCTGGCGCTCGTGCTGGTCCTCATGCTCGCGGGCGGCGTCAGCCTGGGGCCGGAAAACCCCATCGTCGCCATCGTCATCGGCCTCACGGTGGCCATCGGCACGCGCCTGATGCCGAAGGTGCCGGTGAAGGCCTGGGTCATCCTCGCCGTGGCCGGCATCATCGGCGCGATGTTCGGCACGCCGGTGGCGGCGGCCCTGCTGCTGTCGGAAATCTTCGGCGGCGGCGAGAACCAGCCGCCGTTGTGGGACCGCATGTTCGCGCCGCTGCTGGCCGCCGGCGCCGGCGCCGTCACGATGACGCTGTTCGAGGCGCCGAACTTCGCGCTGCCGGTCGAGCCTTATGGCGCCGCCCGTGCGATCGATCTCCTGACCGGCACGGCGATCGTGCTCCTGTCCTGCGGCGTCGGCATGCTTGCCGTGTGGCTGTTCCTCTCGCTGCACCGGCTGTTCGTGGTGCTGCCGCAAGTGCTGGCGCTCACGCTCGGCGGCTTCCTGCTGGGCTTGCTGGGCATCGTCGGCGGGCCGCTCACGATGTTCAAGGGGCTGGGCGAGATGAAGACGATGGTGGAGCAGGTCGGCAATTTCGGCGTTTCCGCGCTCGCCATCTTCCTGGTGGTGCGCCTGCTGGCGACGGTGATCGCCGGCACCTGCGGCTTCCGCGGCGGCCGCATCTTTCCGATGGTGGCGGCCGGCGCGACCTTCGGCTTGCTGGTGCACTCGCTGATTCCCGCCATTCCGCTGTCGCTTTCGCTGGCCTGCGCGATCATGGGCTTCACCCTGGTGGCCACGCGCGACGGCTGGCTGAGCCTGTTCCTCGCCGCGGCCATGGTGCCGGGCCCGCACTTGCTGCCGCTGCTGTGCCTGATGGTGCTGCCGGCCTGGTTCGTGATGGCGGGGCGCGCGGAAATGATCGTCAAGACTCCGGCGCCGCGGCAAGGCGAGGCGGCCGGCCCCGCCTCGCCCGCGGCGAAGGCATCCGCATGAAGTTTCTCTGGAGGTGATACATGGCAAGCAAGGGATCGAAGCGCAAGCAACCCAACGTCCTCGTCATCTGGGGTGACGACATCGGCCAGTCCAACCTGAGCTGCTACACGCACGGGCTCATGGGCTACCGCACGCCCAACATCGACCGCATCGCCAAGGAAGGCATGCTGTTCACCGACTCGTACGGCGAGCAGAGCTGCACCGCGGGGCGGTCGTCCTTCATCACGGGGCAGAGCGTCTACCGCACGGGCCTGTCCAAGGTGGGCATCCCGGCGGCGCCGATCGGCATGAACGACAAGATCGTGACGATCGCGGCCCTGCTGAAGGAGCAGGGCTACGCCACCGGCCAGTTCGGCAAGAACCACCTGGGCGACCTGAACCACATGCTGCCCACCAACCACGGCTTCGACGAGTTCTACGGCAACCTGTACCACCTGAACGCCGAGGAAGAGCCGGAGATGGCCAACTACCCCAAGGACCCGAAGTTCCACGCGAAGTTCGGGCCGCGCGGCGTGATCCATTCCTGGGCGACCGACAAGGACGATCCGACGGAGATGCCGCGCTGGGGCAAGGTCGGCAAGCAGAAGATCGAGGACACGGGGCCGCTCACCAAGGAGCGCATGGAGACCTGCGACGACGACTTCGTCGCCCGGGCCAGCGAATTCATCCGGCAGCAGGAAAAGGCGGGCAAGCCGTGGTTCGTGTGGCTGAACACGACGCACATGCACATGTTCACGCACACCAAGAAGTCCAGCCTCGGCCAGGCCGGGCGCTGGCAGTCGCCCTACCACGACACCATGATCGACCACGACAAGAACGTGGGGCAGATGCTGGACCTGCTGGACGAACTGGGCATCGCCGAAGACACCTTCGTGCAGTACTCCACCGACAACGGCCCGCACCGCAACTCCTGGCCCGATGGCGGCATGACGCCGTTCCGCAGCGAGAAGAACACCAACTGGGAAGGCGCCTTCCGCATCCCGATGCTGGTGCGCTGGCCCGGCAAGATAGCCGCCGGCTCGGTGGCCAACGGCATCGTGCAGCACCACGACTGGCTGCCGACCATCCTGGCCCTGGCGGGCGCGCCGGACGTGCCGGAGAAGCTGAAGACGGGCTACCAGGCCATAGGCCGGACCTACAAGAACCACATCGACGGCTACAACCTGCTGCCCTACCTGACCGGCGAGCAGAAGGACTGCCCGCGCAACGTCTTCTTCTACATCAGCGACGACGGCGACATCCTCGGCATCCGCTACGACAACTGGAAGCTGGTGTTCATGGAGCAGCGCTGTCACGGCACCCTGCAGGTCTGGGCCGAGCCGTTCACGCGCCTGCGCCTGCCCAAGATCTACAACCTGCGGACGGACCCGTACGAGTTCGCGGACGTGACGTCCAACAGCTACTACGACTGGATGCTGCACAACGCCTACTTCATCTACGCGGCGCAGGCGGGCGCGGCCATGTTCGCGGAAACCTTCAAGGACTTCCCGCCGATCCAGCGGCCGAACACCTTCACCATCGACGACGCCATCGCGAAGATGGGCGAGGCCACGTCGGGCGCGAGCTGAACGCGGGGCCGGCCTCCGGGAGGCCGGCCACTTCCACCCTATGGGTCGCCGGCGGCGGCAAGCGCGTGGCCCAGGCCGCTGCGTTCGAGGTTCCGCACCAGGTGGGCCACCGCGCGAACTCCCATCTTCTGCAGGCCACGGGCGCGGTGCACCTTGACCGTCTTCTCCGTCGTCCCCAGCTCCCCCGCGATCTGCTTGTTCAGCTTGCCGCGGGCCACGAAGGCCAGGACCTGGCGCTCGCGCGGCGTCAATGACGCCAACTGCACGCGCATGCGCTCCTGGTCTTCATGCCGCACGCGCAATGCAGCCTCGCGTGCGAGGGCCTTGTCGATGGCCGCGACCAGCGAGTCCTCATCGACCGGCTTCGTCAGGAAGTCGACCGCGCCGCTGCGGAATGCGTTGGCGCAGGCCTGCACGTCCGCCTGGCCGGTGAGGAACACGATCGGCAGCGCGCTGCCCTGCGCGGCGAGCCGTTCCTGCAGCGCGAGGCCATCGAGGTCCGGCAGCGCGAGGTCCAGCAGGATGCATCCCGGCTGGCGCGCGTCGTGCGCGGCCAGGAAGTCGGCGGCCGTGGCGTGTGGCTGGACTTCGTAGCCGTGCGCCGCCAGCAGGCGGGCCAGCGCGGTGCGAACCTGGGTGTCGTCGTCGACGACGTGGACGCAAGCCGGCAGGCACGGCGTGCGCGACTGCCCTCCAGCCATGCCGGGCACATGATCGCTGTACATCTTCTCCCCTTTCCGGCGCCAATTGCCTCCCGGCAGCCAGACCGGAAAATCTTGTAGCGATCCGCGAAGCGTGTCGATATGCAGGTGATTGCATAGCGCGCGCGTCCGACCGCGCCGGGATGCCCCTTTGTCCAACTTCTCCGCGACGCCCCGGCGGTGAATGATCCGGCGATGAAGAAATCACTCGTGCTGTTCGGCGCTGCCTGTGCCAGCAGCGTCCCGTGCTGGGCCCAGCCGAGCACCGAGGAGATGAACGCCTCCAACAACCCGCTGCAGCCCTCGATCGGCCTGAACCTCCAGAACGCCTACACCGGCCGCTTCTACGGCCTGGGCGACCAGGATGCGAATTCCTTCCTGCTGCGGGGAACCCTGCCGCACAAGCTGTTCGGCATGCCGCAGCTGCTGCGCGCCACCTTGCCCATCACGACGACGCCCGACGTGCCGCCGTCCGGGCGCAAGACGGGCGTGGGCGACCTCAACCTGTTCGACCTGTTCCTGTTCAAGGAAGGGCGCATGGAAGTCGGCATCGGGCCGCAGTTCACCATCCCCACGGCCAGCCGCGACGAGACCGGCACCGGCAAGTGGCAGGCGGGGCTGGCGGGCACGGTGATCGCGCCGCAGCGCTGGGGCCTGCTGGGCGGCCTCGTCACCTGGCAGCATTCGTTCGCGGGCGACGAAGCGCGGCCGACGCAGAACAACCTGCAGGCGCAGCCTTTCTTCATTTACAACCTGCCGC
Encoded proteins:
- a CDS encoding ABC transporter substrate-binding protein; its protein translation is MRGRICRHFAVLVYLSVAACGAARAEILLGTSSDYSSANAALTRDYMRGMQAYLDEVNRKGGIRGETIRIVSADDGSDPQKTAENTRKLVDKDEVLALVAYRGTAGMLKIVPIIQAAGVPEIGSTSMAKALREPAMRGVFHMRPSTADEIEAAVNHAWTIGMTRIAAYYQDDAFGNEAIEAFRASLAKRGAQPVAVAALKRGSTDVASGVDALAKVQPQAVLMLGQTKPNAALIKGLRAKDVHPMFFALSVSSGLHAELNEAAAGIMVTQVAPYPFIAREPVVTEYQSLLADKHYSYGSLEGFLNAKLVVRALQKTPSPITRAKLMATLESMGDEDLGGFHISYGKQSNLGSRYVNLTMIRQDGTFAR
- a CDS encoding LysR family transcriptional regulator — its product is MDRPSTRQILQRMTRRAHLLADFLAVARAGGIRQAAEQSAISQSALTRRIQELEQALDVTLFERSVQGMALTPFGAALLHHAELVEMNFNYAASELSDLLTGSAGELRIAAGPAWSFELAADAVAALSARLPAVKVSMLTRMNEATLPMLDSGRLDLVLGGFPPERQRSPEIEYEPLIEVEHLVFAATAHPLQRKRKVAAAGLATVPWIWFSEAVSGRQLVNDFFDRAGLATPAAAVETTSVQFGFRLLQHGLHVMLLPSTLASAAAAQGLAPLKLADPVGRYTAGMMYRPSLRRLRAFHEFRQALLDVLPRESVSARKSRPAGSS
- a CDS encoding Bug family tripartite tricarboxylate transporter substrate binding protein; translation: MKLLASALLACATLAPSLAGAQAFPSKPVTLVVPFAPGGGADVVARVLAQAMQLGQPILVDNKPGAGGTIAASLVAKAPADGHTLLFATAGHAGTKALYPHLTFDPVADFAPVIGIAAAPVVIAVNASSPYKTLQDFVQAARAKPGKLNCAGGGGGATVTNLAFELLKSELKLDITAVPYKGSAPAITALLGGEIDCDSDALAALLPQIQGGKLRALAVTTKRRSSQLPDVPTVAETVLPGMDASAWYGILAPKGTPQPVVDRLQKEFAAAAQQPQVAERVKAVGAEPLHMNAHEFGAFVAAEARRWGGLIQKLGLKAE
- a CDS encoding arylsulfatase yields the protein MAGDAQFQGRIGRTWKDSTPWWPPAPAAPAGAPNVVFIVLDDVGYSDIGCYGSEIRTPRMDALAANGVRYSNFHVTAMCSPTRACLLTGRNAHSVGVGAIAEWANGFPGYEGRISRHAATAAEIFGEHAYGTYAIGKWHLSNLANYVNAGPHPDWPLGRGFSRWYGFLGGYVDHWNPDLHEDNHPIRHQPRPGYHLSEDLVDHAIAQVRDHVSSARGRPFMTYLAFGAGHWPLHVPRAYIERVQGRYDQGWDAIREARLAKQKAMGLVPQAAQLAPRNPGVQAWEELTAPERQVAARLQEAYAAFMEHTDDQIGRLADYLSSIGEYENTIFVLLSDNGASGEGGPTGALNIRKHLQTETETTGYVLQNLDLIGGEHSFPHYPQGWAQVSNTPLKWYKKNTHGGGIRAPLIISWPKGIAQRGEVRTQYHHVIDVLPTVMELAGVSAPSEYRGVRQLPIHGTSMAYTFADAAAPSRRPVQHFEMVGDRALYREGWKIVARHQKGVDFDADRWELYEMGQDYSEVNDLAAAQPERVQSMVKLWWEEAERFGVLPLDDRESERALDWFRSSAPSRYRYLPGMARADRLMIPAINGRNYRVLADVDFGAGAAQGAILAFGNRFAGIALYCSGGELVFDYIYSEAKTLSLRLPQPAGRQQVRVLFEQAGERKGRFTLEAAGSAPQAMDVPRTWTTYGVTAGLTCGYVNVPIVPACPVPAAFSGSIGCVDLELLDGAPRADGGFAAMLQEE